The following coding sequences lie in one Stigmatella aurantiaca genomic window:
- the rpsJ gene encoding 30S ribosomal protein S10, translating to MATTKIRIRLKAYDSKLLDQSAGEIVETAKRTGAKVAGPIPLPTRINKFTVLRSPHVDKKSREQFEIRTHKRLLDILEPTQQTLDALMKLDLSAGVDVEIKS from the coding sequence ACAACGAAGATCCGCATCCGGCTGAAGGCGTACGACTCGAAGCTCCTGGACCAGAGTGCTGGGGAGATTGTCGAGACGGCCAAGCGCACGGGCGCCAAGGTGGCTGGTCCAATCCCCCTGCCCACACGCATCAACAAGTTCACGGTTCTGCGGTCGCCGCACGTGGACAAGAAGAGCCGCGAGCAGTTCGAGATCCGCACGCACAAGCGTCTGCTCGATATCCTCGAGCCGACCCAGCAGACGCTGGATGCGCTGATGAAGCTGGATCTGTCTGCTGGCGTTGACGTCGAGATCAAGTCCTAG